CGGGCGAGGACCTGACCTTCATCGCCCGCGGCGCGCACCTCGAGGCGATCCGGAAGCGCGGCCTGGCGGTCGACAGCGTCGCGGGAGATTTTCGTGTATTTCCGGCGCAGGCGACCGACGATCCGGCCGCGGTCGGGCCCGTCGACGCCGTTGTCGTCTCCGTCAAGGCGTGGCAGGTGCCGGAGGCGGCAAAAGCGATCGCGACGTTCCTGCCCGGAGACGGCGTCGCGATCCCCCTCGAGAACGGAGTCGAGGCACCCGACCAGCTCGCCGCGGAGCTGGGGACGGACCGCGTGCTGCCGGGCCTCTGCAAGATCGTGAGCTTCATCGCGGCGCCGGGAGTCGTGCGGCACGCGGGGGTCGAGCCGTCGCTCGCCTTCGGGGAGATGACGGGGGGCACGAGCCCTCGCGTCGACCGCCTCCGCGAGGCGTTCCGGCGATGCCGCGGCGTCACGGTCGAGGCGCCCGACGACGTGCGGGTCGCGCTCTGGCAGAAGTTCGTCTTCATCGCGGCGTTTTCCGGCGTCGGGTCGCTCAGCCGAAGCGACGCCGGCGCCATCCGTTCGACGCCGCAGACTCGCGCGATGCTCCGCGAATGCATGCGGGAGACGCAGGAAGTCGGCCGCGCCCGCGGCGTCCCGATCCCGCCCGACACCTTCGAGAAGACGTTCGCGTTCTTCGAGCGCCAGATCCCTCCGGACGCGACGTCGTCGATGCAGCGCGACGTCCAGGAGGGCCGGCCGTCGGAGCTCGAGAACCAGACGGG
The DNA window shown above is from Thermoanaerobaculia bacterium and carries:
- a CDS encoding 2-dehydropantoate 2-reductase, with amino-acid sequence MRFAIFGTGGVGGYFGGRLAEAGEDLTFIARGAHLEAIRKRGLAVDSVAGDFRVFPAQATDDPAAVGPVDAVVVSVKAWQVPEAAKAIATFLPGDGVAIPLENGVEAPDQLAAELGTDRVLPGLCKIVSFIAAPGVVRHAGVEPSLAFGEMTGGTSPRVDRLREAFRRCRGVTVEAPDDVRVALWQKFVFIAAFSGVGSLSRSDAGAIRSTPQTRAMLRECMRETQEVGRARGVPIPPDTFEKTFAFFERQIPPDATSSMQRDVQEGRPSELENQTGAVVRLGREAGVPTPVNDFLYAALLPQENRARSISGSSG